One part of the Canis lupus dingo isolate Sandy chromosome 14, ASM325472v2, whole genome shotgun sequence genome encodes these proteins:
- the LOC112665336 gene encoding LOW QUALITY PROTEIN: olfactory receptor 2AK2-like (The sequence of the model RefSeq protein was modified relative to this genomic sequence to represent the inferred CDS: substituted 1 base at 1 genomic stop codon) gives MKMXNQSVETDFILSGLFQYGQMDTFLFVAIVILFSVALMENIILVLLIQVDTRLHTPMYFLLSQLSFIDMMYISTTVPKLTTNFLSNSKNITFLGCEIQAFVFLALGGTEALLLGFMSYDRYLAICHPLRYPILMSKKICWFMVTSAWTSSSTNALVHTLYVFQLPFCRSRIVNHFFCEVPSLLPLVCQDTSQYEYTILLSGVIILLLPFLDILASYAQVLTVVFQISLGKGQTKAVSTCSSHLIVASLFYVTTLSTYTRPHSMHSPEQDKAVAVFYTIITPLLNPFIYSLRNKEFTRAMRRLLA, from the coding sequence ATGAAGATGTGAAATCAAAGTGTAGAAACAGACTTTATACTCTCTGGTCTTTTCCAATATGGTCAAATGGACACGTTCCTCTTTGTCGCCATTGTAATCCTTTTTTCTGTAGCTCTGATGGAGAACATCATACTGGTCCTTCTAATTCAGGTGGACACCAGACTCCACACTCCAATGTACTTTCTACTCAGCCAGCTCTCCTTTATTGACATGATGTACATATCCACGACCGTGCCCAAGTTGACCACTAACTTCCTGTCAAACAGTAAGAATATTACATTTTTGGGATGTGAGATTCAAGCCTTTGTATTCTTGGCCCTTGGTGGGACTGAAGCTCTTCTCCTTGGTTTCATGTCTTATGATCGATATTTAGCCATCTGTCACCCTTTACGTTATCCTATCCTTATGAGCAAGAAGATCTGTTGGTTCATGGTTACAAGTGCATGGACCAGTAGTTCTACCAATGCTTTAGTACATACACTGTATGTATTTCAACTTCCATTTTGTAGGTCTCGGATTGTTAACCACTTTTTCTGTGAAGTTCCATCTCTATTGCCACTGGTGTGTCAGGATACTTCCCAGTATGAGTATACAATCCTCCTGAGTGGGGTAATTATTCTGCTGCTACCATTCTTGGACATCCTAGCTTCCTATGCCCAAGTACTTACTGTTGTGTTCCAGATAAGCTTAGGTAAAGGACAGACAAAAGCTGTCTCCACTTGCTCCTCTCACCTGATTGTAGCAAGCCTATTCTATGTGACTACTCTCTCTACTTATACCAGGCCACACTCCATGCATTCTCCAGAACAAGATAAAGCAGTGGCAGTGTTTTACACCATCATCACACCTCTTCTGAACCCATTTATCTATAGCCTGAGGAATAAAGAGTTTACTAGGGCCATGAGAAGATTGTTGGCATAA